The following nucleotide sequence is from Erythrobacter aurantius.
ATGGGCTTGGCACCGCCGATGTTGGTAACACCTCGGCTGACCACGCGACCACGATTGATCCGCTGACTGTCGAGCGGATCGAAGTGCTGCGCGGACCGGGTGCTTTGCTGTTCGGTAGCCAGGCGATCGGCGGGGTCGTGAACGTGATCGACCGTCGCATTCCGATCGCAATTCCTGAAGACGGCGTTCACGTCGAGGCACTGACCGCCTTCGACACCGCATCGAACCTGCGCAGCGGCGGCGCCTCGATCGACGTTCCGTTGGGTGAAGTGTTCGTGCTGCATGTCGACGGCAGCTTCCGCGAGACCGGCAATGTCGAAATTCCCGGCTTCCAGCTCACTGACGATTTCAGGGCAGAGCTTCTCGCCGAAGCCGCTGAGGAGGAAGCCGAGGGTGAGTTTGAAGAGGCCGACGAATTTCGCGAGGCAGCGGGGCAGCGCGGTTTCATCCCAAACAGCGACACTCAGACATGGACTGCCAACGCCGGTCTTGGTGTGATTCTTGGCGAATCCAGCTTCGGTGCGTCGGTCGGCTACTACGAAACCGACTACGGCCTTGTCGGACGCCCCGGTGCTGAACACCATCACGGTGAAGAAGGCGAAGAGGAAGAAGAAGGCGCTGAGGAAGAGGGTGAGGAAATCGTCACCATCGGTCTCGAACAGCTTCGTGTCGATCTTCGCGGTGACATCTATCTTGGCGAAGGCTTCTTCTCACGCCTGAAGCTGCGCGGGGGATATTCGGATTACACCCACACCGAATTCGAAGGCCCTGAAGTCGGCACCGTCTTCGATACCGAAACCATCGAAGCGCGAGCCGAGCTGCTTCAGAGCAGTGGCGGCATCATCGGCGTGCAGTTCAAGAACCGCGACTTTTCTGCCGTGGGTGAAGAGGCTTTCGTTGCTCCCAATGAAACCACGCAGTTCTCCTTGTTCACCGCGCAGGAAGTAGACCTCGGCGGGCTCCAGATCGAAGCCGCCGCGCGTTACGAGGCGGTCGATGTGGAATCGCAGCCGCTGGGTCTTGACCGCAGCTTCGACCTGTTCTCCGGCGCGCTCTCCGCCGTGGTCGCTAGTGAAGGCGGCGTCCGGGCGGGTTTGACCGTCTCCCGGTCCGAGCGTGCACCCGCAGGTGAGGAGTTGTTCGCCAACGGTCCGCACATTGCGACGCAGGCGTTCGAGATCGGCAATCCCGATTTGGACACCGAAAGCGCATGGGGTCTTGAGACCTTCGTACGCGGGGACATCGGCGCGGTCAGTTTTGGCGCCTCGGTCTATTACCAGTCGTTCGACGACTTCATCTATCTCAGCCCCACAGGCATGGAAGAGGACGATCTGCCGGTGTTCGTCTACCTCCAGAACGACGCCCAGTTCTTCGGCTTT
It contains:
- a CDS encoding TonB-dependent receptor, with amino-acid sequence MKPFSSTLALATALTFAFGAAPALANTSSEAAEASEQDDQSQAREASDEDREDDPHYRGNIIVAAEGLRELDFIGGQDVIGLAEIQRDLSGQLGDLLIKVPGVSATSFSPGASRPILRGFDGERVRILIDGLGTADVGNTSADHATTIDPLTVERIEVLRGPGALLFGSQAIGGVVNVIDRRIPIAIPEDGVHVEALTAFDTASNLRSGGASIDVPLGEVFVLHVDGSFRETGNVEIPGFQLTDDFRAELLAEAAEEEAEGEFEEADEFREAAGQRGFIPNSDTQTWTANAGLGVILGESSFGASVGYYETDYGLVGRPGAEHHHGEEGEEEEEGAEEEGEEIVTIGLEQLRVDLRGDIYLGEGFFSRLKLRGGYSDYTHTEFEGPEVGTVFDTETIEARAELLQSSGGIIGVQFKNRDFSAVGEEAFVAPNETTQFSLFTAQEVDLGGLQIEAAARYEAVDVESQPLGLDRSFDLFSGALSAVVASEGGVRAGLTVSRSERAPAGEELFANGPHIATQAFEIGNPDLDTESAWGLETFVRGDIGAVSFGASVYYQSFDDFIYLSPTGMEEDDLPVFVYLQNDAQFFGFEADLNLPLIDNGDWSLDADLRASYVDATLSDDSNVPRIPPLSLLGALEAEYGDFELRGEVQYFGEQNDVAEFETETDAFTFVNLYLSWRPLPSNRNVVFQIAGENLFDQEGRRHSSFTKDFVPLPGRNIRGSVRISF